One window of Anaerolineales bacterium genomic DNA carries:
- a CDS encoding ribonuclease H-like domain-containing protein: MTSLADKLKSLGVKTANTLQPQPRHESRSIDSVVAGSFISSPNGGETFVAEQIYDPDYLHGNTSPYSQFPLSVISQWASDPRIADMPIHKFAFLDTETSGVSGGTGTYAFLVGAARFVEGRFTLKQFFMRDPAEEPTMLDALIHFLAPCDGLVTFNGKAFDAPLLATRYKLHRIPVPFKDYAHIDLLPLARRLWRDRLPSRALKYLEEHVMGFTRASEEVPGYEIPWLYFDYLRTGDARPLGGVFYHNAMDVVAMAALLAHVSEILADPYNGRVEHGLDFIALGKLFEDLGHWDEAARLFERGLELAHSAESAPGLDEADFGVAVKRISILQKKRGDMERAVELWKAAAKQGHIYAHIELAKYYEHKMRDVKKSLRWAKSARAQAEKADLPAYVRKHWLKEIDHRLERLARKAGL; this comes from the coding sequence ATGACATCCCTGGCGGATAAATTAAAGTCGCTCGGCGTCAAGACGGCAAACACGCTTCAACCCCAGCCGAGGCATGAATCGCGGTCGATCGACTCGGTCGTCGCCGGGAGTTTCATCTCCTCTCCAAACGGCGGCGAGACCTTTGTCGCCGAGCAGATTTACGACCCGGACTATCTACACGGCAATACATCCCCGTATTCCCAGTTTCCACTCTCCGTCATTTCGCAATGGGCAAGCGACCCGCGCATTGCGGATATGCCCATCCATAAGTTCGCATTTCTCGACACCGAAACTTCCGGCGTTTCCGGCGGCACGGGCACATATGCCTTCCTCGTCGGCGCGGCGCGATTCGTCGAAGGGAGGTTCACCCTCAAGCAGTTCTTCATGCGCGACCCGGCGGAAGAACCGACCATGCTCGATGCGCTGATCCACTTCCTTGCGCCCTGTGATGGGCTGGTCACATTCAACGGCAAAGCCTTCGATGCCCCGTTGCTCGCCACGCGTTACAAACTGCACCGCATCCCGGTCCCGTTCAAGGATTATGCCCATATCGATCTGCTTCCGCTGGCGCGGCGCCTCTGGCGCGACCGCCTGCCTTCGCGCGCTTTGAAATATCTCGAAGAACACGTGATGGGTTTTACGCGGGCTTCGGAGGAAGTGCCCGGTTATGAAATTCCCTGGCTGTATTTCGATTATCTGCGGACCGGCGATGCCCGTCCATTGGGCGGCGTTTTCTATCATAATGCGATGGATGTGGTTGCGATGGCGGCTTTGCTCGCTCACGTCAGCGAGATTCTTGCAGACCCATACAACGGACGCGTGGAGCACGGGCTCGATTTCATCGCCCTCGGCAAGTTGTTCGAGGACCTCGGTCATTGGGATGAGGCGGCGCGTTTGTTCGAGCGCGGACTCGAACTTGCCCATTCGGCGGAATCAGCACCCGGGTTGGATGAGGCAGATTTCGGCGTGGCGGTGAAGCGCATCTCCATCCTGCAAAAGAAGCGCGGAGACATGGAACGCGCAGTCGAGTTATGGAAGGCGGCGGCGAAGCAGGGTCATATCTATGCTCACATCGAACTCGCGAAGTATTACGAACATAAGATGCGCGATGTAAAGAAGTCGCTCAGGTGGGCGAAGTCTGCGCGCGCTCAAGCCGAAAAAGCCGACCTGCCTGCCTATGTACGCAAGCATTGGCTGAAGGAAATCGACCACAGGCTGGAACGGCTGGCGCGTAAAGCGGGTTTATAA
- a CDS encoding ferric reductase-like transmembrane domain-containing protein gives MKRNIGNIVFIILILATVVVWAIFPPINDGREDFIRTYMGEVLGSLLIVLMSFALFLSTRPRWAEPYFGGLDKMYVTHRTVATSAFLLMLVHLLVVPITLVNLRLGNYLAYVAFLGIVAIVLPTLAPRIPFLSKLTNATYDGWKKLHRFIGIFFIAGYIHALTIDALSAFIAINWVQLFFILGTVSYVYTEFLGGWVGKYLPYTVTAVNHPNNSVTEVVMKPKGKAIQHAHAGQFLFVRFKGDRMLDEAHPFTISSAPHEGELRVTIKAVGDFTRHLFANLKPGMDAVVEGAYGLFNYKNGGDKQIWVAGGIGITPFLSFLRDLKTELAFDVHFYYTVRHPEEAVFSDEIEAIAKKHPRLKAHIRHSAAHGSLTVDEIVKNAGGGIASHHIYMCGPLPMVQAFEKKFLEAGANAGNIHYEEFNFR, from the coding sequence ATGAAACGCAATATTGGAAATATCGTCTTTATTATTTTGATTCTGGCCACGGTGGTGGTGTGGGCGATCTTCCCGCCGATCAATGACGGGCGCGAAGATTTCATCCGCACATATATGGGAGAAGTGCTTGGCTCGCTGTTGATCGTCCTGATGTCGTTCGCATTGTTCCTTTCCACACGCCCGCGCTGGGCGGAACCATATTTCGGCGGCCTGGATAAGATGTACGTGACGCATCGCACCGTGGCAACCAGCGCCTTTTTACTGATGCTGGTGCATTTACTGGTGGTGCCGATTACCCTGGTTAATTTGCGGCTGGGGAATTATCTGGCGTATGTTGCTTTTCTGGGCATCGTCGCCATCGTCCTGCCGACGCTTGCGCCGCGCATTCCCTTTTTGAGCAAACTTACCAACGCCACCTACGACGGCTGGAAGAAACTGCATCGCTTCATCGGCATATTTTTCATCGCCGGGTACATCCATGCCCTGACCATTGACGCGCTGAGCGCCTTCATTGCAATCAACTGGGTGCAGCTCTTCTTCATTCTTGGCACGGTTTCCTATGTCTATACGGAATTCCTCGGCGGCTGGGTGGGCAAATATCTGCCATATACGGTCACAGCCGTAAATCATCCCAACAATAGCGTCACCGAAGTGGTCATGAAGCCAAAAGGCAAAGCCATTCAACACGCTCATGCGGGGCAGTTCCTGTTCGTGCGTTTCAAAGGCGACAGGATGCTTGATGAGGCGCATCCGTTCACCATATCCAGCGCGCCGCACGAAGGCGAACTGCGGGTCACCATCAAAGCTGTTGGCGATTTCACCCGGCATTTGTTTGCGAACCTCAAGCCCGGCATGGACGCCGTCGTGGAAGGTGCTTATGGGTTGTTCAATTACAAGAACGGCGGAGACAAACAGATCTGGGTCGCGGGCGGGATCGGGATCACCCCTTTCCTTTCGTTCCTGCGGGACCTCAAGACTGAGCTTGCCTTCGATGTGCATTTTTATTACACGGTGAGGCATCCTGAGGAGGCGGTTTTCTCCGACGAGATCGAAGCGATCGCCAAAAAACATCCGCGTTTGAAAGCGCACATCCGACATTCCGCCGCCCATGGATCCCTGACGGTGGATGAGATTGTGAAGAACGCCGGAGGCGGCATCGCCTCTCATCACATTTACATGTGCGGACCCCTGCCCATGGTGCAAGCCTTCGAAA
- a CDS encoding MFS transporter, producing MSKRLPFWLKAFYGSGDWGIASISMMRSIFYAIYLTDVVGIEPRLASLGALVGIVWDAVNDPLIGMLSDRVKSRLGRRRPFLLWFAFPFGLSFVMLWSAPNWESQVGLLIYVTLAFMISDTLTTLVAVPYLSLTPELTQNYDERTSLSSFRTVFQLASAMVVVVAAPMIVDSVMLGGGTQQQGFMTAGAVFGAIGSLPLFLIGLFVRERFASATAEQESLSFRETLKLAWQNVPFRYAVGIYMFNWSAVDMVAITFPFFLQYWVAQGNLLAKITLFGVDLALESAFFGVLMGACVLFVPFWLWVSKRQNKIRAYIAGMAAWIVVQLLIFTIQPGETSYMLTLAAFAGIGVSAAYILPDSILPDVIEWDELRTGRRQEGIYYGIRTLIRKLTGAGVIFVTLQILGWSGYQAPPEGALQFQQSESALFMIRMMDSFIGAVILMGTIAIAWSYPLTRERYQKIQKLLAVRRNKNVETT from the coding sequence ATGAGTAAAAGACTTCCATTCTGGCTGAAAGCTTTTTACGGTTCGGGGGATTGGGGCATCGCCAGCATCAGCATGATGCGTTCCATTTTTTACGCAATTTATCTTACCGATGTGGTCGGCATCGAGCCGCGTCTGGCATCTCTGGGCGCGTTGGTCGGTATCGTATGGGATGCCGTCAATGACCCGCTGATTGGAATGTTGAGCGATCGTGTAAAGTCGAGGCTCGGCAGGCGCAGACCTTTCCTGTTATGGTTTGCCTTCCCGTTCGGGTTGAGTTTTGTGATGTTGTGGTCCGCGCCAAATTGGGAGAGCCAGGTCGGGCTGCTTATCTATGTAACATTGGCGTTCATGATCTCGGACACGCTCACGACCCTTGTGGCTGTGCCGTATCTTTCGTTGACCCCCGAACTGACCCAGAATTACGACGAGCGCACATCGCTTTCGAGTTTTCGCACCGTGTTCCAACTCGCATCTGCGATGGTGGTGGTGGTCGCCGCGCCCATGATCGTGGACTCGGTGATGCTCGGCGGCGGCACACAACAGCAGGGATTCATGACAGCTGGCGCGGTCTTCGGCGCGATTGGCTCGCTTCCTTTGTTTTTGATCGGTCTGTTCGTGCGCGAACGGTTTGCATCCGCGACGGCGGAACAGGAATCGCTTTCGTTCCGCGAGACCCTGAAACTGGCATGGCAGAATGTACCCTTTCGCTATGCTGTTGGCATTTACATGTTTAACTGGTCGGCGGTGGACATGGTTGCCATCACCTTCCCGTTCTTTTTACAATACTGGGTGGCGCAGGGCAACCTGCTGGCGAAGATCACCCTCTTCGGCGTGGACCTTGCGTTGGAGTCCGCTTTCTTTGGGGTATTGATGGGGGCATGTGTGTTGTTCGTGCCATTCTGGTTATGGGTTTCCAAAAGACAGAATAAGATTCGAGCATACATTGCCGGTATGGCAGCATGGATCGTGGTGCAGCTGCTCATCTTCACCATTCAACCCGGCGAAACGAGTTACATGCTCACCCTTGCCGCTTTTGCCGGCATTGGCGTTTCGGCGGCGTATATTCTGCCCGACTCCATTTTGCCCGACGTGATCGAATGGGATGAACTGCGCACAGGCAGGCGGCAGGAGGGGATCTATTACGGCATCCGCACCCTCATCCGCAAGCTGACAGGGGCGGGGGTTATCTTTGTTACATTGCAGATTCTAGGCTGGTCGGGGTATCAGGCTCCGCCGGAAGGCGCACTACAATTTCAGCAATCGGAGTCAGCCCTGTTCATGATTCGCATGATGGACTCGTTCATCGGCGCAGTGATCCTAATGGGGACGATCGCCATAGCGTGGTCATATCCGCTGACGCGCGAGCGTTATCAAAAGATCCAAAAGTTGTTGGCGGTCCGCCGAAATAAAAACGTGGAAACGACATAA
- a CDS encoding STAS domain-containing protein, whose product MDINISQEKGSVPVTVVKVSGQLDGQSYQSLITAAQEAMAGGTKSILLDLEDLTFISSAGLVALHVIALLLRGEAMPDLENGWAALRSVNKSRESGVQQHVKLLNPRVEVLNVLDMVGFSSFFAIFTDRKKALESFS is encoded by the coding sequence ATGGATATCAACATTTCACAGGAAAAGGGGAGTGTGCCGGTCACGGTGGTAAAGGTATCCGGGCAGTTGGACGGGCAATCCTACCAATCCCTGATCACTGCTGCGCAGGAAGCCATGGCGGGCGGCACAAAGAGCATTCTGCTTGACCTCGAAGACCTGACGTTCATCTCGAGCGCGGGATTGGTCGCCCTGCATGTCATCGCCCTACTTTTGCGCGGCGAAGCCATGCCCGACCTTGAGAATGGCTGGGCGGCGTTGAGGTCGGTGAACAAGTCGCGCGAGAGCGGCGTTCAGCAGCACGTCAAACTGCTTAATCCGCGCGTCGAAGTCTTGAATGTTCTGGACATGGTCGGTTTTTCATCCTTCTTTGCGATCTTCACCGACCGCAAGAAAGCGCTCGAATCATTTTCATAA